Proteins from a genomic interval of Stenotrophomonas maltophilia:
- the lspA gene encoding signal peptidase II, producing MAAPRPHPNALVWLLLSAAIIGLDQWSKAWVLSSLPEFQPVVVIDGFWNWYRTYNTGAAFSFLSDAGGWQKHFFTVLAIVISGLMAWWLRGTARGNWKAAVPYALIIGGAIGNVIDRQVHGHVVDFIQWYVGSYTWPSFNIADSAIVVGAIGIALFGLFEGKSAKKADNANPKP from the coding sequence GCTGTCGGCGGCCATCATCGGGCTGGACCAGTGGTCCAAGGCCTGGGTCCTGTCGAGCCTGCCGGAGTTCCAGCCGGTGGTTGTGATCGACGGCTTCTGGAACTGGTACCGCACCTACAACACCGGTGCGGCGTTCAGTTTCCTGAGCGACGCTGGTGGCTGGCAGAAGCACTTCTTCACCGTGCTGGCGATCGTCATCAGCGGCCTGATGGCCTGGTGGCTGCGCGGCACTGCCCGTGGCAACTGGAAGGCGGCCGTGCCGTATGCGCTGATCATCGGCGGCGCGATCGGCAACGTGATCGACCGCCAGGTGCATGGTCATGTGGTCGATTTCATCCAGTGGTACGTGGGCAGCTACACCTGGCCCTCGTTCAACATCGCCGATTCGGCCATCGTGGTCGGTGCCATCGGCATCGCCCTGTTTGGCCTGTTCGAAGGCAAGTCCGCCAAAAAGGCGGATAATGCCAACCCGAAACCGTAA
- the ispH gene encoding 4-hydroxy-3-methylbut-2-enyl diphosphate reductase has translation MDVLLANPRGFCAGVDRAIEIVKRAIETLGAPIYVRHEVVHNRFVVDDLKQRGAIFVEELDEVPDNNTVIFSAHGVSQAVRQEAERRGLKVFDATCPLVTKVHFEVARHCRAGRDVVLIGHAGHPEVEGTMGQWNREAGTGQIYLVEDVEQVATLHINQPENFAYTTQTTLSVDDTRGIIDALRERFPAMQGPKNDDICYATQNRQDAVRDLAKRCDLVLVVGSPNSSNSNRLSELARREGVESYLIDGAHEIDPAWVVGKQHIGVTAGASAPQVLVDGVLARLAELGASGVGELDGEPESMVFALPKELRLRLVD, from the coding sequence ATGGATGTGCTGCTCGCCAACCCGCGTGGTTTCTGTGCCGGTGTCGATCGTGCGATCGAGATCGTCAAGCGCGCGATCGAAACGCTGGGCGCGCCCATCTACGTCCGCCATGAAGTGGTGCACAACCGCTTCGTGGTGGACGACCTGAAGCAGCGCGGTGCGATCTTCGTCGAGGAACTGGACGAAGTGCCGGACAACAACACGGTCATCTTCAGCGCACACGGCGTCTCCCAGGCCGTGCGCCAGGAAGCCGAACGCCGCGGCCTGAAGGTGTTCGACGCCACCTGCCCGCTGGTGACCAAGGTCCACTTCGAAGTCGCCCGCCACTGCCGTGCCGGCCGTGACGTGGTGCTGATCGGCCACGCCGGTCACCCGGAAGTGGAAGGCACCATGGGCCAGTGGAACCGCGAAGCCGGTACGGGCCAGATCTACCTGGTGGAGGACGTGGAGCAGGTTGCCACGCTGCACATCAACCAGCCGGAGAATTTCGCCTACACGACCCAGACCACGCTGTCGGTGGACGACACGCGCGGCATCATCGATGCGCTGCGTGAGCGCTTCCCGGCGATGCAGGGCCCGAAGAACGACGACATCTGCTACGCCACGCAGAACCGCCAGGACGCTGTGCGCGACCTGGCCAAGCGCTGCGATCTGGTGCTCGTGGTCGGTTCGCCGAACAGCTCCAATTCCAACCGCCTGAGCGAGCTGGCCCGTCGTGAAGGCGTGGAAAGCTACCTGATCGACGGTGCGCATGAAATCGACCCGGCATGGGTGGTGGGCAAGCAGCACATCGGCGTCACTGCCGGTGCCTCGGCACCGCAGGTACTGGTCGATGGCGTGCTGGCACGCCTGGCCGAGCTGGGTGCCAGCGGCGTGGGCGAGCTGGATGGCGAACCGGAATCGATGGTGTTCGCGCTGCCGAAGGAACTGCGCCTGCGTCTGGTCGACTGA